A stretch of Pempheris klunzingeri isolate RE-2024b chromosome 19, fPemKlu1.hap1, whole genome shotgun sequence DNA encodes these proteins:
- the LOC139219333 gene encoding zinc finger protein 354A-like, whose amino-acid sequence MFSLETFESQISAVMETLVEAAVTELSRLLEKCSADAMAAEQRSAPGLKDEEEESEVTPPEERQQFNKAVTIHFASLMETWAKGAVGKLLTVLKVSMCEAEDGPAAEQRAELNDEINHTSMKLKAGRVAGPKKQSTSRGSRQKRKKTEGRLEPAIRKEDDHVYYREEQRTEEPTTAADSQPAIKPAGAGTRESCSGTPCEPDAVLTGPASDVSEEDAVQEDTASSATSKIKKKTTGPFKCSSCDKSFALKCLLDRHYLTHSKPHLCSECGKRFAGLRGLIAHSRRHTGEKLYKCVDCGTEFAYKYTFDRHMRQHSLRKPSTHTCMLCESQFSGVSALQRHRCCALKKTFVCSLCPETFECRQSLADHENLHSGDRDFICEMCGESFFSSSSLATHRVTHMQKENCCDVLGLGCSDLSVLRNHLSKHTGEKLFSCEVCGKGCSHRSALKHHMLTHTGERPYVCETCGKRCGHASALQNHMRIHTGRKPGQQPVCNVCGKKFRCMVNLKYHMSIHTGEKPYACDQCEKKFTNPSNLKLHMVIHSGEKMYGCNICGRRFTQSSSLKLHRRIHTGERPYHCVVCGKGFIHSGDFKKHQRGHMPDEPEGGKDEKNAVKI is encoded by the exons ATGTTCAGCCTGGAGACCTTTGAGAGTCAGATATCTGCCGTGATGGAGACGCTGGTGGAAGCGGCGGTGACGGAGCTCAGCAGACTCCTGGAAAAGTGCTCTGCGGACGCGATGGCCGCTGAGCAGCGCTCAGCTCCGGGTCtgaaggacgaggaggaggagagcgaagTGACTCCACCGGAGGAGAGGCAGCAGTTTAATAAAGCTGTAACG ATCCATTTTGCATCCCTCATGGAAACATGGGCCAAAGGTGCAGTAGGGAAACTACTGACGGTGTTGAAAGTGTCCATGTGTGAAGCTGAGGATGGtcctgctgcagagcagaggGCTGAGCTGAACGACGAGATAAACCATACAAGCATGAAGCTGAAAGCAGGACGAGTGGCTGGGCCCAAAAAGC AATCAACATCCAGAGGCTCTCGtcagaagagaaagaaaacggAGGGCAGACTTGAACCAGCAATAAGAAAGGAGGATGATCATGTGTATTACAGAG aggagCAAAGGACTGAAGaaccaacaacagcagctgacTCACAGCCAGCCATCAAACCGG ctgGTGCAGGCACACGTGAGAGTTGCTCTGGAACGCCGTGTGAACCAGACGCTGTGTTAACAGGGCCGGCCTCCGATGTCAGCGAGGAGGATGCCGTCCAGGAGGATACAGCCTCTTCAGCCACATCCAAGATCAAAAAGAAGACCACAGGGCCATTCAAATGTTCTTCTTGTGACAAATCATTCGCTCTGAAGTGTTTGTTGGACAGACACTACCTGACTCACTCCAAACCTCACCTTTGTTCCGAGTGTGGCAAACGTTTTGCTGGACTGCGGGGGCTCATCGCACATTCAAGGCGTCACACCGGAGAGAAGCTTTACAAATGCGTAGACTGTGGGACAGAGTTTGCTTACAAGTACACTTTTGATAGACACATGCGTCAGCACAGCCTGAGGAAACCGAGCACCCACACGTGCATGCTGTGCGAGAGTCAGTTCTCCGGGGTGTCTGCGCTTCAGCGGCACAGATGTTGTGCCTTGAAAAAGACGTTTGTCTGCTCGCTTTGCCCAGAGACCTTTGAGTGCAGACAGAGTTTGGCTGATCATGAGAATCTACATTCAGGAGACAGAGATTTTATCTGCGAAATGTGCGGTGAGAGCTTCTTCTCGTCTTCGTCCTTGGCTACTCACCGGGTTACTCACATGCAAAAGGAGAACTGCTGCGACGTGCTCGGCCTTGGATGCAGCGACTTGAGCGTTCTCAGAAATCACCTGAGCAAACACACCGGAGAAAAACTTTTCTCCTGCGAGGTTTGCGGTAAAGGTTGTAGTCACCGGAGCGCTCTGAAGCACCACATGCTGACCCACACGGGAGAGAGGCCGTACGTCTGCGAGACCTGCGGCAAGCGCTGCGGCCATGCCAGCGCGCTTCAGAACCACATGAGGATTCACACAGGGAGAAAACCGGGGCAGCAGCCAGTCTGCAACGTGTGCGGCAAAAAATTCCGCTGCATGGTCAATCTCAAATATCACATGAGCATCCACACGGGGGAGAAGCCTTACGCCTGCGATCAGTGTGAGAAAAAGTTCACCAACCCTAGCAATCTCAAGTTACACATGGTGATTCACTCAGGGGAGAAGATGTACGGCTGCAACATCTGCGGCAGGAGGTTCACTCAGTCCAGCAGCCTCAAGCTGCACAGAcgaatccacacaggagagaggcCGTATCACTGTGTGGTCTGTGGGAAAGGATTCATACACAGCGGTGACTTCAAGAAACATCAAAGAGGTCACATGCCAGATGAGCCAGAAGGTGGAAAGGATGAAAAGAATGCAGTGAAAATCTAA